One region of Trichoderma breve strain T069 chromosome 7 map unlocalized scaffold00007, whole genome shotgun sequence genomic DNA includes:
- a CDS encoding tim17/Tim22/Tim23/Pmp24 family domain-containing protein, protein MAASWMLEEWKAFLEGIVVDPVYHDVLSLLKTARNGAVYGTKVRFPHALVMIFLFRSGTFREKASLVFRATKKHATNLAKFASIYKITMLALKRYGATPGKEGPFDSFFAGLLGGYIVFGQRSKRYGKISSVNQQIVIYIFARVALALARIAVKPGHGLPVVSSEPLHSQITHYAWPAFASLSWGMVMLLFKHHPEDLQSSLRSSMTYIYKDCDSWDSLRTLVWHNK, encoded by the exons ATGGCTGCCTCGTGGATGTTGGAAGAGTGGAAG GCGTTTTTGGAGGGCATCGTAGTAGACCCGGTATACCATGACGTCTTGTCGCTGCTCAAGACGGCGCGCAACGGCGCAGTCTACGGGACGAAAGTGCGCTTTCCGCACGCGCTGGT GATGATTTTCCTCTTCCGGTCCGGAAC GTTCCGAGAAAAGGCGTCATTAGTTTTTCGAGCAACGAAGAAGCATGCCACGAACCTGGCCAAGTTTGCTTCTATATACAAGATTACGATGTTGGCGCTGAAACGCTATGGCGCTACACCTGGCAAGGAGG GCCCCTTCGACTCCTTCTTCGCCGGTCTCCTCGGCGGCTACATCGTCTTCGGACAGCGCTCCAAGCGCTACGGCAAGATCTCGTCCGTCAACCAGCAGATTGTCATCTACATCTTCGCCCGCGTCGCCCTGGCCCTGGCGCGCATCGCCGTCAAGCCCGGCCACGGCCTGCCCGTCGTGTCGAGCGAGCCGCTGCACTCGCAAATCACCCACTACGCCTGGCCCGCGTTTGCGTCGCTGTCGTGGGGCATGGTCATGCTGCTGTTCAAGCACCACCCGGAGGATCTCCAGTCGAGTCTCAGGAGCAGCATGACTTATATCTACAAGGACTGCGACAGCTGGGACTCGCTGAGGACCTTGGTGTGGCATAACAAATAG
- a CDS encoding PCI domain-containing protein, with amino-acid sequence MAPNPKLAAALSAAEAESGEKGAIYETILADIQTLASPTTAADLDAIFDSFFGQSLGLVASRSFLNTFIATLKSIEKESLWIEVGNRTLNRLAAQPSSFFDAAATIYELVATAHENNEDFLDAAKALAEIPLDSSQRKVSDADKARVWVRIVRNYLEVGDDTAADMYINKLKNIMHTVSDPDLNLHFRLSQARIQDAKRDFLFAAQRYHEISFFPTVAEEERLHTLSMAVKCAILAPAGPMRSRILGRLYKDERSAQLAEFGILEKMFLDRLLSPAEVDKFAEGLQPHQLATTADGSTVLAKAVVEHNLLGVSRLYNNIQFGALGALLGLDADKAEETTARMIEQGRLVGRMDQLEGIVRFEGGEASGEKGSGRAEVVANKEMRRWDANVESLAEEVENVINSLQKEFPSFVAANLVA; translated from the exons ATGGCTCCCAATCCAAAGCTCGCCGCAGCCCTTTCCGCCGCAGAAGCAGAGTCTGGCGAGAAAGGCGCCATCTACGAAACCATCCTCGCCGACATCCAGACTCTTGCCTCGCCAACCACCGCAGCCGATCTCGATGCCATCTTCGACTCCTTCTTCGGCCAGAGCCTCGGCCTCGTGGCCTCGCGGTCCTTTCTAAACACTTTCATCGCCACTCTCAAGAGCATCGAAAAGGAGAGCCTGTGGATCGAGGTCGGCAACCGCACACTGAACAGACTGGCCGCCCAGCCATCATCCTTCTTCGATGCAGCTGCCACCATCTACGAGCTCGTGGCCACGGCCCACGAGAACAACGAAGATTTCCTCGATGCTGCAAAGGCCCTCGCTGAGATTCCGCTGGATAGCTCCCAGCGGAAAGTCTCAGACGCGGACAAGGCGCGTGTGTGGGTTCGCATCGTTCGGAATTACCTCGAGGTGGGCGATGACACCGCCGCCGACATGTacatcaacaagctcaagaacaTCATGCACACCGTCTCGGACCCGGACCTCAACCTGCACTTCCGCCTCTCACAGGCCCGCATCCAGGACGCGAAGCGGGACTTCCTCTTCGCCGCCCAGCGGTACCACGAGATCAGCTTCTTCCCCAccgtggccgaggaggagcgcCTTCACACGCTGAGCATGGCAGTCAAATGCGCCATCTTGGCCCCCGCTGGACCCATGAGGAGCCGCATCTTGGGCAGACTGTACAAAGACGAGAGGTCGGCACAGCTCGCCGAATTTGGCATCCTGGAGAAGATGTTCCTGGACCGCCTGCTGTCGCCTGCCGAGGTGGACAAGTTTGCAGAGGGCCTGCAGCCGCACCAGTtggccaccaccgccgacgGATCGACCGTTCTCGCAAAGGCCGTCGTGGAGCACAACCTGCTCGGTGTGTCGAGGTTATACAATAACATCCAGTTCGGTGCCTTGGGAGCACTTCTTGGCCTGGACGCagacaaggccgaggagacgACCGCACGTATGATTGAGCAGGGCCGGCTGGTCGGCCGCATGGACCAGCTCGAGGGCATAGTCCGGttcgagggcggcgaggCCTCTGGCGAGAAGGGCAGCGGCCGCGCCGAGGTTGTCGCAAACAAGGAGATGCGCAGGTGGGACGCCAACGTCGAGAGTCTGGCTGAAGAGGTGGAAAATGTCATCAATTCCCTGCAAAAGGAGTTTCCC tCCTTTGTCGCAGCGAATCTTGTGGCCTAG
- a CDS encoding rad17 cell cycle checkpoint protein domain-containing protein: MAGRMRQRLLILKGAAGTGKTTTVRLLANDMGSEILEWKNPAGNSTTGFVSASAQFEDFLGRGGKFGALDLEEPEPSSTPASSNNASQPPNNNGKKMILIEEFPNTFSRSSTALSSFRRTILQYLATQTPSLHAFGQQRRVESITPIIIIISETLLTTTSASADSLTAHRLLGPEILRHPGVGLIEFNAIAPSLLAKALELVVQKESRKSGRRRTPGPLVLKRLGEIGDIRSAISSLEFLCLKGDQDADWGSKVTFTKQKKGAKDGIALTRGEEESLEQISQREASLGIFHAVGKVVYNKRDDIPSNDPAEQLPSYLSQYSRPKASLVSVDSLIDETGTDTHTFISALHENYVLSCEGTDPMDLSTPMDYVNECIEYLSLADLLSPSRDVFFGGRGGFSGNFGDSASHVLRQDEITFQVAVRGMLFSLPNPVKRKTWTMQKGSDAFKMFYPTSLKLWRTKEEIEGLIDVWSGKVLRGEANLPSRNIMDGASIFRRNQTSGTSNQKQAGTASVSKDANQEEEERDSPPIPTLGSTARRELLLDRLPYMAQIARGRKTGGRQRDLEKIVSFSGVNVAPDDESDADEEVAMGETWATDKPSEEATPRKKRMGIKTGTVTGLLKQKLVLSDDDIED, translated from the coding sequence ATGGCAGGACGAATGAGACAGCGGTTGCTGATATTGAAAGGCGCTGCCGGCACTGGGAAGACCACGACAGTTCGTCTCTTGGCAAACGACATGGGATCTGAGATTTTGGAGTGGAAGAATCCTGCCGGAAACTCGACAACTGGTTTTGTGTCGGCATCCGCGCAGTTTGAAGATTTTCTCGGTCGAGGAGGCAAGTTTGGGGCTTTAGACTTGGAAGAACCCGAGCCATCGTCCACGCCGGCGAGCTCAAACAATGCCTCACAACCCCCCAATAACAACGGCAAGAAGATGATCCTTATTGAAGAATTCCCCAACACATTTTCTCGGAGCTCGACTGCGCTTTCTTCCTTTCGGCGCACCATCCTCCAGTATCTGGCAACACAAACGCCGTCCCTACATGCCTTTGGACAGCAGAGACGAGTGGAGTCAATTACGCCTATTATTATCATCATTTCAGAGACTCTACTGACGACAACGTCAGCTTCAGCGGATAGCTTGACTGCCCATCGCCTGCTCGGACCCGAGATTCTGCGCCACCCTGGGGTTGGCCTGATCGAGTTCAACGCGATAGCTCCTTCGTTACTAGCAAAGGCCCTAGAACTTGTTGTACAGAAAGAGTCACGAAAGTCGGGGCGCAGAAGAACTCCAGGACCACTCGTTCTTAAGCGGCTCGGCGAAATTGGAGACATTCGTAGCGCTATATCATCGCTCGAGTTTCTCTGCTTAAAGGGAGACCAAGATGCTGACTGGGGATCTAAAGTGACGTTTACAAAACAGAAGAAAGGGGCAAAAGATGGCATCGCCCTCACACGTGGTGAAGAGGAGAGTCTCGAACAAATATCCCAGCGAGAAGCTAGTTTGGGCATCTTCCATGCTGTCGGCAAGGTGGTCTATAATAAGCGGGACGATATACCATCCAACGACCCTGCTGAACAGCTTCCGAGCTATCTTTCGCAGTATTCACGTCCAAAGGCATCACTGGTGTCTGTCGATTCACTAATTGATGAGACGGGCACCGATACACATACATTCATCTCGGCTCTTCACGAGAACTACGTGCTGTCTTGCGAAGGCACAGATCCGATGGATCTTTCGACTCCCATGGATTATGTCAACGAATGTATCGAGTATCTTTCATTGGCCGACTTGCTTAGCCCGTCTCGAGATGTCTTTTTCGGTGGACGTGGCGGGTTCAGTGGAAACTTTGGAGATTCAGCAAGCCATGTCCTTCGCCAAGACGAGATAACGTTTCAGGTTGCAGTGCGCGGCATGTTATTCTCCCTACCTAATCCCGTTAAAAGAAAGACGTGGACTATGCAAAAGGGTAGTGATGCGTTCAAGATGTTTTATCCCACCAGTCTCAAGCTTTGGCGAAcaaaagaggagattgaaggcCTTATCGATGTTTGGTCTGGGAAAGTCTTGAGGGGCGAGGCTAATCTTCCGTCGCGAAATATCATGGACGGAGCGAGCATATTTCGCCGTAATCAGACCTCTGGAACCTCGAACCAGAAGCAAGCGGGCACAGCGTCCGTGTCTAAAGACGCCAaccaagaggaagaagagcgtgACAGCCCTCCGATACCTACACTCGGTAGCACGGCTCGTCGTGAATTACTTCTTGACCGGCTTCCGTACATGGCGCAGATTGCCCGTGGCCGCAAGACGGGGGGACGGCAGCGAGACCTCGAAAAGATTGTTTCGTTCTCGGGTGTGAACGTGGCACCTGACGATGAATcggatgctgatgaagaggtcGCTATGGGGGAGACGTGGGCGACAGACAAGCCGTCCGAAGAGGCTACTCcgcggaagaagaggatgggcATAAAAACTGGCACAGTTACAGGCCTGCTGAAGCAGAAACTGGTtctgagtgatgatgatattgagGATTAA